ACACGTCCTCGCCGGTCCCCGCGGTGGTGAACAGGTACCCGGTGACGATGCCCGCGGCCCACGCCAGCAGCGCGCGCGGCTCGATGCCGGCCCGGTACCAGTACACGCTGGTGCGGCGCAGGTCCATCAGCCCGGCCGGGTCGTAGTGCCTGCGGCGCAGCATGTCCACGCCGAACACGCCGACCCACGCGGTGATCGGCACCGCGAGCAGGCTGATGAACGCGATGAACGGCCCGTAGAAGTTGTCCGCGACCAGCATGAAGTACGCGGCCCCGGCGAAGGTGACGATCACGTCGACCACCACCGCGTACACCCGCTTGATCCGGATGCCCAGGGTCAGCGTGGTCAGTCCCGCGGAGTACACCGACAGGTGGTTGGACAGCAGGAGCCCGCCGAACGCGGCCAGCAGGTACGGGACCGCCATCCACGCGGGCAGCATCGACCGGATCGCGGCGACCGGGTCGTCGGCCTGCGCGAGCGTGGGGTCGCCCGCGGAGAGCAGGCTGCCAAGGCCGATCAGGAGCACCAGCGGGATCCCCGCGCCCGCCGCGGCGGACAGCACGAGCGACCCGTTGCGCACCGCGGGCGACTGGTAGCGCGACATGTCGGCCGAGGCGTTCGCCCAGCCGATGCCGGTGCCGGCCGCGATCGTCCCGACCCCGGCGATCATCGCGCCCACCGACGCCGGCTCGGCGGCCCCGACCGCGCTCCAGTCGATGGTCGCGACCAGGTTCACCGCGACCACGATGTTGAGCGCGCCGAAGATCCACGTCGCCCAGCGCTGCACGGCGACCAGCACCGCGTGCCCGAGCCCGGACACCACCACGGTGCACGCGACGAACACCGCGATGCAGGCGATGGTCAGCACCGGCGTGGCCTTCGCGTCCGACGCGGTGCCGAACACGATGGCGCACAGGGACAACAGGGCGAACGCGGCGGTCGTGGTGTTGACCGTCTCCCAGCCCAGCCGCGACAGCAGCGACACCACGGTCGGCCCGGCGTTGCCGTGCACGCCGAACACCGCGCGGGACAACGTCAGGCCTGGCGCTCCCCCGCGCCGCCCGGCGATCGACACCGCGCCGACGATCGCGAACGACCCGACCGACCCGATCACCGCGACGATCGCGGCCTGCCAGAACGTCAGCCCCTGGATCGCGACCAGCGTCGCGCCGAGCGGCAGACCGAGGATGGAGATGTTCGCGGCGAACCACACCCAGAACAGCTGCCCGGGCCTGCCGGTGCGTTCGGCCTCGGGGACCGGTTCGATGCCGCGGGTCTCCAATGCACCCGCGCGGGACTCGACAGCGGTGTCAGTCGCCATGTCACTTCCTTCCACGAATTTCCAGCAGCCCGTCGACGACGGGGCCGAGGTCCAGCCGGTTGACCGTGAGAACGGTGCCGACCGGTCCGGCGGGCAGTCCGGCGAAGCCGTGCTGCGCGCCGAGGATCGCGCCGCACATCGCGGCGACGGTGTCGGTGTCGCCGCCCAGTCCGGCGGCGAGGGTGAGGGCGTCGGCGGGCCGGTCACCGAGCGCCTGCGCCAGCGCGATCGCCGCGACCACCGATTCCTGCGCCGCGACCGAGGTGCCGATCACCTGGTAGACGGCGTCGGCGAGGGTCGCGGTGTCCATTCCGGACACCCAGTCGCGAGCCCAGCGGATGCGCGCCGCGATGTCGCCGCCCGCGCTCCAGGCGCCGCGGCCGGCACCGGCGGCAGCCGCCGCCTCGGCGTGGTCGAGCGCTTCGGGCAGGGACGCGCCGTCCACTCCCGCGGACACGGCCGCCGCGATGGCCGCGGCCGCAGCGATGCCGAGGCTCGAGTTGTGTGTGACCAGACTGGCTTCGGTCACGGCGTCCAGCAGGCGGTCCAGCTCCGGCGGGGTCGCGATCGCCACCGGCGTGATCCGCATGGCGGCGCCGTTCGTGCTGCCCCCGCGCCCGGCCTCGGCCGGGTCGGCGCCCGACTGGAGCAGGTCCAGCGCGCGTTTCGTGGACGGGCCGAGCAGGTCGGCCGAGCCGCGCCGGATCATGTCGGCTTCCCAGTCGAGCAGCGCGCGGGCGAACACCAGCGGGTCGATCCGGCCGTCGCCGTCGATGAGCAGCCGCGCCAGCAGCAGGGCCTGTTCGGTGTCGTCGGTGATGGACCCGGCCGGCATGCCGGGCGCGATCGGCTGGTCCGCCACGGCGTCCACGAGCGTGTCGATCCGCCCGTAGCGGCGGGTGATTTCGGTTCGCGACATCGACTGCGTCGGCATGCCCAGCGCGTCGCCGAGGGCGAGCCCGGCGAACGCGCCGAGCGCCCGGTCCCGCGCGCTCACCGGCGGCCGAACGTGAGGTGGAACTGGAACCGCGCCGGGTCCAGGAGGCTGACGACGTGCTCGACGAGACCACCCGCCGCGTCGGTGCTCGTGCGGACCGCGCGGAGGAACAGCGTGCCTGGCGGCCGTTCCAGCAGCGCCGCGGTCTCCGGGGTCAGCGCCTCGGTGCCGATCCACTGCTCACCACCTTCGGCGCGCAGACCGGCGTCGGCGAGCGTCGCGGTCAGCGAGCCGCGCACCAAGCCTCGCTCCGGCAGCCCGGCGAGCGCGCCGGTGCCCGGGACGAGCGCGACTTCCAGCGACACCGGGCCGGCGGCCTGGTCGCGACGCAACCGGCGGATCGAGACGAACGACTCGACCCCGAAGCGCTCGGCGAGGGCGTCGTCGCGGACGTGCTCGATCGCCAGCAGGTCGGTGGTGATCTCGAACCCGGACCGGGCGAGCGCGGTGGCCCAGCCGACGGCCTGGTCCAGCTCGACGCCGTCGAAGGTGACGAACGAACCGACACCGCTCTCCGTCGCGATCAGCTCGCGCCGCTGCAGTTCGGACAGGGCGCTGCGGACCGTGCCCCGGCTGACCTGGTACCGCTGCGCCAGCTGGTGCTCCCCGGGCAACCGCTCACCGCGCGCCAGCCTGCCCGTCCGGATCTGCTCGGCGAGATCGGTGACCAGGCGGTGCCGCTTGGAAAAACCGACCTGTTCAGTCCTGTCCATACCTGTACATTACCCCGGACAGGTGACGGAACGCGAGCCCACCCGAATGGCGGCGGCACGCTGACCCGCCCGGAGCTATGAACTACCCATGCGCCGCAGCATGTTCGTCCTCCTGGTCGCCGCCTGCACGTTGCTCGCCTCGACGCTCACCGCGTCCGCGCAACCCCGCTACCGGCACTACGTCGCGCTCGGCGACTCCTACACGGCGGGCCCACTGATCCCGCTGCAGCGCGTGGACCCCGTCGGCTGCCTCCGCTCGACCGGGAACTACCCGTCGCTGCTGGCGATCGCCTTGCGGGTCGGCGCGTTCACCGACGTCTCGTGCAGCGGCGCGGACACCCACGACATGGTCGCCCCGCAGGACGTGGTCCTCGGCCCGAACCCACCGCAACTGGACGCCCTGCGCCCGGACACCGACCTGGTCACGCTCGGCATCGGCGGCAACGACTACGGCGTTTTCGGCACGATCATCGGCACCTGCCCGGGCCTGCGCGCCTCCGATCCCACCGGCAACCCCTGCGAGCGCCACTTCACCGTCGACGGCGTCGACACCATCAAGGCCCGGCTGCCGCAGACGCAGGCGAACGTCACCGCCGTGCTCGGCGAGATTCACGACCGCGCGCCGGAGGCCGAGGTGCTGGTGATCGGCTACCCGCGCATCGCGCCGCCGTCGGGCACCTGCCCGGACGTGCTGCCCTTCGCCGACGGCGACTACCCGTGGCTCAACAGCGTGGAGGAAGAACTCAACGCGGCGTTGGAAAAGGCGGTCGCGGACGACGGCGACGCGTCCTATGTGGACACTTTCGGGCCGTCACTGGGCCACGACGCGTGCGCCCCGCCGGGGCAGGCGTGGATCAACGGCAAGGACCTCAAGCCGTGGGCCGCGAACTACCACCCGTTCTTCACCGGGATGCAGGGCGTCGCCGCGGTGACGTACGCGCAACTACGCGATTGACCGCTCGAACCCGAGGTGGTTCGGCAGCTGCCAGGTCATCGACACCGTGGTGCCCTCGTCGGTCGCCATGACCTCGACGTGCCCGGCGAGCCCGCGGATGAGCCGGAGCCCGCGGCCGTCGGACATCGAGCGCCCCGGCGGCGGTGTCTTCCAGCGGCCGCGGTCGATGACGGTGACGGCGATCAGGTCGTGGTCCCGGCTCGCGTGCAGTTCGACCGGGCCGTCCGTGCCCTCCGGGTAGGCGTGGGTCACCGAGTTCGTCAGCGCCTCGTAGCCGGCGAGACCGATCGCGTGCGCGAGGTGACCCGGGAGGTCGAGGTCCTGCGCCCAGCGCACGAGCTCGTACCGCAGCGCCGTGATGTCACGGGGCGAAGCGGGCCAGCGGCAGTGCAGGCTGGTCTCGGTGCACCCCGACGGCCTGGGAGTCCTGTCCATCGGTCTTCCCCACTCGAACACCTACAGGTTCGTCCATCTTCACACCTCCGAGTGAACCGCTGAAGGGTCCTTGTGCCCTTCCCTGGCAATTGCACTGATTTGCCGTTTCCAACGCCGACCGGTGGCGGAACCGTTCGCGTCGCACCCCCGTCACAGCTCCGGTTCGTGATCAACTGGGAGCGGTGACGTGTCGTACAAGGTGACGGGTGTTCTGGCGGCGGCCTGTGCGGTCGTGGTGCTCGCCGGATGTGGTTCCGACGGCGGGCGAGCGGCTGCGCCGCCCGTGTCCAGCAGCTCGGCGCCGTCCGCGCCGCGGGAACCGCTTCCGGCCGAGTTCGACGCCGCCCGCGGCTGGTCGATCAGCGCGGACCAGGACGTCGAGTTCGCGCACCCGACCGGCGCGCCGGAAGCCCGCCTCTTGCTGGTGCGGGCGAGCGGGCCGGACGGGGTGCACATGGTCGCGCACGACGCCGTCACCGGGGCGGTCCGGTGGCGCAGCGTGCCCGTGCCGGAACCGGAGGGCGACCTCGACTCCACCGTGTTCGTGACCAGCGACGGCGGGCGCGAGTACGCGGTGCTGGCCACCACCGGCACGGGCGAGGACAACGGCGTCGACAAGCCCGCGCGGAGCACGCACCTCTACGTGTACGGCACGGACTCGTCCGGCACGGCGGTCACGCCCGAACGGGACGTCAGTCTGCCCGTCAGGTCCGGCGACTACTGGGCGCAATCCGACGGCCGCGTGTTCCTGGAGAACGGCGACACGGTGACCGTGGTGCGCGTCGCGGACGGCAGCATGACCAGCTACCCGGAGGACGACGCCGGGCTGCGCCCGCCGAAGGAGTGCCCGCACGCCATCGGGTCGTGCGCCGACCGGATGGCCGTGGTCGCGGCGACCGCGAGCGGGCCGCTGGTGCAGGGCTTCCAGTCGTTCTGGGTGCCGGGCGCGTGGATCAGCGACGACGTCAAGCCGGCAGGCGCGAGCTCGAACGAGGGTTTCCGCAACGTCGAGGTCGTCGGTTCCCCCGACGGGCAGTCGGTCCTCGCCGGCTGGCCGACCGAGGACCCCACCGAGTGGTTGTGGGCGCTGCACGACGCCGCCACCGGACAGGTTCGCGGCTCCGTGAAGTGCGACCTCGACGGCGCGACCGCCCACGGTCCGTCCGGCCTCGAACCGGTGGTCTCCGGCCACTACCTGCTCGCCGGTCGCGTCGCGTTCGACCTGTCGACCGGGAAGGGCCGCTGCTTCGCCGAGACTTCGGACCGGCGCGCGATCGAGCTGACGGCGATCGGCGGCGACACCGCCTACGGCACCGCGGGCAGCGACGACACGCCGGTGAGCGTGTCCCTGAGCACCGGCAAGGCGACGCCGCTGCCCGACGGCACCAAGGTCCCGGACGGCGTCGCGGCCGGCTCAGCGTACCTGGGCACGGCCACCAACGGCGGCGAGCGCATCCTCGTCTACCCGCCCGCCTAGAGTGAGCCGATGACCAGGGGTGATCTGGGGCCGCCCAGCCTGAACGCGGACGAGAAGACGACGCTCGTGACCTTCCTCGATTACCTGCGGGAATCGATCATCGCGAAGGCAGACGGCTTGCCGGACGAGGCAGCGCGCACCGCCGGGGTCCCGTCCGGCACGAGCCTGCTGCGGCTCGTGAAGCACCTGATCGCGGTCGAGCACAACTGGTTCGTGTGGGCCTACGCGGGCGAAGAGGTCGAGCTGTGGGACGACGAAGCGTTCCCCGGGCCCGCGGACACGGCCGAAACGCTGTTCGCCGAGTACCGCGCGATGGTCGAACGCTGCGACGCGATCATCGCCGCCTGCCCGGATCTGGACCGCCCGGGCGCCCGATCGCTGCGGAAGACCGAGCCGCCGTCGATGCGCTGGCTGCTCGTGCACATGATCGAGGAGACCGCGCGGCACGCCGGGCACGCCGACATCCTGCGCGAACAGGCCGACGGCTCCGTCGGCCGGTGACGGCTCCGGGACGCGCGCCTCGGTGAGTGTCCTGCAGGCGCGGTACGGCGGCTCCGCCCTGCGCGACCGCGGCCCCATCCCGAGTGGGGCGCGGCCGACTACGTGCGGGCCGTCCGGCGGCAGGTTCCCGCGGAGTTCGACGCCGGATTGGCGGTTGGCCACCTCGCCTGGATCGGAGCTACGGTGCCGGACTCCACCCTCCGGTTGCCGAAATCCCCGACAGCATCACCTGAACCCAAGACCGGACGGCGCCGGGACGGGCGCGAGGCCCGTCCCGAACCGCGTGCTCAGGCCGTGGGCAGCGAACCCAGGCGCGCGGTGAGCCGCTCGATGTCGGCTGCCGCCGCGTCCCGGCGCACCTTGATCTTCTCGACCACGTCGGCGGGCGCCTTGTCCAGGAACGCCTGGTTGCCGAGCTTGCCCTCGGTCTGCTTGAGCTCCTTCTGCGCCGCGGCCAGGTCCTTCTCCAGCCGCTTGCGCTCGGCCGCCACGTCGACCGCGCCGGACAGGTCCAGCTCGACGTGCACGTTCCCGCTGGACAGGCTCACCTCGACCGAGGCGGACGCCGTGAAACCGTCCTCCGGGGCGGTCAGCCGCGCCAGCGCACGCACCGCTTCCTCGTGCGCGGACACGTCGGCGAAGCCCGCGCCGTTGACGCGCGCCGCCACGCGCTGGCCCGGCTTGAGGCCCTGGTCCGACCGGAACCGGCGGATCTCGGTGATCAGCTTCTGCACGTCGGCGATGCGGGCGTCGGCCGCCGCGTCGGCGTAGGAGGCGTCCGCCTTCGGCCAGTCGGCGATGACGACCGACTCGCCGCCGGTCAGCGCCCGCCACAGCTTCTCGGTGATGAACGGGATCACCGGGTGCAGCAGCCGCAACACCGTGTCGAACACGTGCCCCAGCACCGCGCGCGTGCTGTCGGCCCGCTCACCGGCGATCTGGACCTTCGCCAGCTCCAGGTACCAGTCGCACAGCTCGTCCCAGGTGAAGTGGTAGAGCCGGTCGACGGCCTTGGCGAACTGGAAGTCCTCCAGCAGCTCGTCCACTTCGGACACTGTGCTCGCGAGGCGGCCGAGGATCCAGCGGTCGGCCTCGGTCAGCTCCGCGGCGGGCGGCAGCGGCGTCGCCACGGTGGCGCCGTTCATCAACGCGAACTTGGTGGCGTTCCACAGCTTCGTGCAGAAGTTGCGCGACCCGGCGGCCCACTCCTCGGCCAGCGCCATGTCCGAACCGGGGTTCGCGCCGCGGGCCAGCGTGAACCGGGTGGCGTCCGCGCCGTAGCTGTCCATCCAGTCCAGCGGGTCGATGACGTTGCCGCGCGACTTCGACATCTTCTTGCCCTGCGCGTCGCGGATCAGGCCGTGCAGGTAGACGTGGTCGAACGGCTGGACGTCGCCGCCGCCGTACAGGCCGAACATCATCATCCGGGCGACCCAGAAGAACAGGATGTCGTAGCCGGTGGACAGGACGCTGGTCGGGTAGAACTTCGCCAGGTCCGGCGTCTCCTCCGGCCAGCCGAGCGTCGACAGCGGCCACAGGCCCGAGGAGAACCAGGTGTCCAGGACGTCCGGGTCCTGCGTCCAGCCCTCGCCGGACGGCGGCTGCTCGTCCGGCCCGACGCACACCGTCTCGCCGTTCGGCCCGTACCAGACCGGGATGCGGTGGCCCCACCACAACTGGCGCGAGATCGTCCAGTCGTGCATGTTGTCGACCCAGTCGAAGTAGCGCTTCTCCAGCTCCGGCGGGTGGATCTTGGTGCGGCCGTCGCGGACCGCGTCGCCGGCCGCGCGGGCCAGCGGCTCGACCTTGACCCACCACTGCAGCGACAGCCGCGGCTCGACGACCGTGTCGCACCGCGAGCAGTGCCCGACGGCGTGCAGGTACGGGCGCTTCTCCGCGACGATCCGGCCCTGCTCGCGCAGCGCCGCGACGATCGCAGGGCGCGCCTCGAACCTGTCGAGCCCCTGGAACGGGCCGGGCACGGTGATCGTGGCGCGCTCGTCCATGATCGTCGGCATCGGCAGGTCGTGGCGGCGGCCGATCTCGAAGTCGTTCGGGTCGTGCGCCGGGGTGACCTTGACGGCGCCGGTGCCGAACTCGGGGTCGACGTGCTCGTCGGCGATGACCGGGATGCGGCGGCCGGTCAGCGGCAGCTCGACCTCGGTGCCGACCAGGTGCTTGTACCGCTCGTCGTCCGGGTGGACGGCGACCGCGGTGTCACCCAGCATCGTCTCGGCGCGGGTGGTGGCCA
The window above is part of the Amycolatopsis thermoflava N1165 genome. Proteins encoded here:
- a CDS encoding purine-cytosine permease family protein: MATDTAVESRAGALETRGIEPVPEAERTGRPGQLFWVWFAANISILGLPLGATLVAIQGLTFWQAAIVAVIGSVGSFAIVGAVSIAGRRGGAPGLTLSRAVFGVHGNAGPTVVSLLSRLGWETVNTTTAAFALLSLCAIVFGTASDAKATPVLTIACIAVFVACTVVVSGLGHAVLVAVQRWATWIFGALNIVVAVNLVATIDWSAVGAAEPASVGAMIAGVGTIAAGTGIGWANASADMSRYQSPAVRNGSLVLSAAAGAGIPLVLLIGLGSLLSAGDPTLAQADDPVAAIRSMLPAWMAVPYLLAAFGGLLLSNHLSVYSAGLTTLTLGIRIKRVYAVVVDVIVTFAGAAYFMLVADNFYGPFIAFISLLAVPITAWVGVFGVDMLRRRHYDPAGLMDLRRTSVYWYRAGIEPRALLAWAAGIVTGYLFTTAGTGEDVWFTGPFANTWPGQNGLGWLITLVVAGGLYGLLGGARTASR
- a CDS encoding ADP-ribosylglycohydrolase family protein, whose protein sequence is MSARDRALGAFAGLALGDALGMPTQSMSRTEITRRYGRIDTLVDAVADQPIAPGMPAGSITDDTEQALLLARLLIDGDGRIDPLVFARALLDWEADMIRRGSADLLGPSTKRALDLLQSGADPAEAGRGGSTNGAAMRITPVAIATPPELDRLLDAVTEASLVTHNSSLGIAAAAAIAAAVSAGVDGASLPEALDHAEAAAAAGAGRGAWSAGGDIAARIRWARDWVSGMDTATLADAVYQVIGTSVAAQESVVAAIALAQALGDRPADALTLAAGLGGDTDTVAAMCGAILGAQHGFAGLPAGPVGTVLTVNRLDLGPVVDGLLEIRGRK
- a CDS encoding GntR family transcriptional regulator; this translates as MDRTEQVGFSKRHRLVTDLAEQIRTGRLARGERLPGEHQLAQRYQVSRGTVRSALSELQRRELIATESGVGSFVTFDGVELDQAVGWATALARSGFEITTDLLAIEHVRDDALAERFGVESFVSIRRLRRDQAAGPVSLEVALVPGTGALAGLPERGLVRGSLTATLADAGLRAEGGEQWIGTEALTPETAALLERPPGTLFLRAVRTSTDAAGGLVEHVVSLLDPARFQFHLTFGRR
- a CDS encoding SGNH/GDSL hydrolase family protein; the encoded protein is MRRSMFVLLVAACTLLASTLTASAQPRYRHYVALGDSYTAGPLIPLQRVDPVGCLRSTGNYPSLLAIALRVGAFTDVSCSGADTHDMVAPQDVVLGPNPPQLDALRPDTDLVTLGIGGNDYGVFGTIIGTCPGLRASDPTGNPCERHFTVDGVDTIKARLPQTQANVTAVLGEIHDRAPEAEVLVIGYPRIAPPSGTCPDVLPFADGDYPWLNSVEEELNAALEKAVADDGDASYVDTFGPSLGHDACAPPGQAWINGKDLKPWAANYHPFFTGMQGVAAVTYAQLRD
- a CDS encoding ATP-binding protein translates to MDRTPRPSGCTETSLHCRWPASPRDITALRYELVRWAQDLDLPGHLAHAIGLAGYEALTNSVTHAYPEGTDGPVELHASRDHDLIAVTVIDRGRWKTPPPGRSMSDGRGLRLIRGLAGHVEVMATDEGTTVSMTWQLPNHLGFERSIA
- a CDS encoding DinB family protein; its protein translation is MTRGDLGPPSLNADEKTTLVTFLDYLRESIIAKADGLPDEAARTAGVPSGTSLLRLVKHLIAVEHNWFVWAYAGEEVELWDDEAFPGPADTAETLFAEYRAMVERCDAIIAACPDLDRPGARSLRKTEPPSMRWLLVHMIEETARHAGHADILREQADGSVGR
- a CDS encoding valine--tRNA ligase, encoding MTENAPDQQPALPAAWNPADEEAALYQRWVDAGYFTADAGSDKPPFTIVLPPPNVTGSLHMGHALNHTLMDVMTRRRRMQGYEVLWLPGMDHAGIATQNVVERELAKSGKSRHDLGREKFVERVWDWKAEYGGKILGQMRRLGDGVDWSRERFTMDEGLSRAVQTMFKRLYDDGLIYRAERIINWCPRCLTALSDIEVEHSEDEGELVSIRYGDGENSIVVATTRAETMLGDTAVAVHPDDERYKHLVGTEVELPLTGRRIPVIADEHVDPEFGTGAVKVTPAHDPNDFEIGRRHDLPMPTIMDERATITVPGPFQGLDRFEARPAIVAALREQGRIVAEKRPYLHAVGHCSRCDTVVEPRLSLQWWVKVEPLARAAGDAVRDGRTKIHPPELEKRYFDWVDNMHDWTISRQLWWGHRIPVWYGPNGETVCVGPDEQPPSGEGWTQDPDVLDTWFSSGLWPLSTLGWPEETPDLAKFYPTSVLSTGYDILFFWVARMMMFGLYGGGDVQPFDHVYLHGLIRDAQGKKMSKSRGNVIDPLDWMDSYGADATRFTLARGANPGSDMALAEEWAAGSRNFCTKLWNATKFALMNGATVATPLPPAAELTEADRWILGRLASTVSEVDELLEDFQFAKAVDRLYHFTWDELCDWYLELAKVQIAGERADSTRAVLGHVFDTVLRLLHPVIPFITEKLWRALTGGESVVIADWPKADASYADAAADARIADVQKLITEIRRFRSDQGLKPGQRVAARVNGAGFADVSAHEEAVRALARLTAPEDGFTASASVEVSLSSGNVHVELDLSGAVDVAAERKRLEKDLAAAQKELKQTEGKLGNQAFLDKAPADVVEKIKVRRDAAAADIERLTARLGSLPTA